One Deinococcus ruber DNA window includes the following coding sequences:
- a CDS encoding Gfo/Idh/MocA family protein: MPNKPRMPKPQRQSRRVGFAVVGLGELSAEEIIPALRTSQHAYLAAVVTAEPDKGRAYAAAAGLKDSDAYTYEEFGELAQRDDVQAVYIVLPNNLHREYVERAAEMGKHVLCEKPLASNTQDAEAIVKACRDAGVKLMVAYRIQYTPHHWAAKNAIAAGKLGAIKLMDSIHTQVEDDPSVWRLNLEQAGGGPLPDVGIYSLNTLRFLTGLEPEWVFAAQHQPTNDPRFKEVEESVSFMLGFPGGLIANCLTSYGADKTTTVRVLGEQGTAVLDPAFPYVGLKLRLIDKKGETTPSFPDYDQFGLEVDHFAQCIQQDKEPYTPGEEGVQDHRLMDAIYESARSGKRVEVQKVAGQDVFRSTDNLPRQIKAGG, encoded by the coding sequence ATGCCCAACAAACCCAGGATGCCTAAACCCCAGCGCCAGAGTCGGCGCGTCGGTTTTGCCGTGGTCGGCCTCGGAGAGCTGAGCGCCGAGGAGATCATTCCGGCGCTGAGAACCAGCCAGCACGCGTACCTTGCGGCAGTCGTGACGGCGGAACCCGACAAGGGGCGAGCGTATGCCGCCGCCGCCGGGCTGAAGGACAGCGACGCCTACACCTACGAAGAGTTTGGAGAACTGGCGCAGCGAGACGACGTGCAGGCGGTGTATATCGTGCTGCCCAACAACCTGCACCGTGAATACGTCGAGCGTGCCGCCGAAATGGGAAAGCACGTCCTGTGCGAGAAGCCGCTCGCGTCCAACACCCAGGACGCCGAGGCCATCGTGAAGGCGTGCCGTGATGCAGGCGTCAAACTGATGGTCGCCTACCGCATCCAGTACACGCCGCACCACTGGGCGGCCAAAAACGCCATCGCGGCGGGCAAACTCGGGGCCATCAAGCTGATGGACAGCATTCACACCCAGGTCGAGGACGATCCCAGCGTGTGGCGGCTGAATCTGGAGCAGGCCGGGGGCGGACCGCTGCCAGATGTCGGCATCTACAGCCTGAATACCCTGCGTTTTCTGACCGGACTGGAGCCTGAATGGGTTTTCGCGGCTCAGCATCAGCCCACCAACGATCCGCGCTTCAAGGAGGTCGAGGAGTCGGTCAGTTTCATGCTCGGCTTTCCCGGCGGCCTGATCGCCAACTGCCTGACCAGCTACGGCGCAGACAAGACCACCACCGTGCGGGTGCTGGGCGAACAGGGCACTGCCGTGCTCGATCCGGCGTTCCCCTACGTGGGCCTGAAGCTGAGGCTGATCGACAAGAAGGGCGAAACCACCCCGAGTTTTCCCGATTACGACCAGTTCGGGCTGGAGGTCGATCACTTCGCGCAGTGCATCCAGCAGGACAAGGAGCCGTATACCCCCGGCGAGGAGGGCGTGCAGGATCACCGCCTGATGGACGCCATCTACGAGAGTGCCCGCAGCGGCAAGCGCGTCGAGGTGCAGAAGGTCGCCGGGCAGGACGTGTTCAGAAGCACCGACAACCTGCCCCGGCAGATCAAGGCGGGCGGCTGA
- a CDS encoding glycoside hydrolase family 3 protein: protein MNRLAACLLACTVSLASAASFPYQNPALPTADRVQDLLSRMTPEEKAGQLVQINVTSLMVGNGYTRGPLDPDKLGAVLGKAHVGSVLSGGGAAPVPNTPAAWAEMTNALQTYALNASPLHIPLLYGADGVHGHNNVLGATLFPHNIGLAASFDPVLAQQVATSTGVAMRATGVNWNFAPVADLGRDPRWGRFYETFGEDPSLVAAMVAAQIRGFQASPLTGVAATVKHFIGYGQAPDGTDRAPATVSASTLKALMLPPFQAAIDAGAASVMVNSGSLNGEPVHASPQLLSGLLRDDLNFGGITISDWDDVDRLKSVYRVASSDQDAVKQAVVAGIDVMMVPTRADDYSVIVAQLARAGTLSTARLDQAAGRVLALKFRLGLFEHPFVNASEAAARVVNRDLAYRAASASMTLLKNSESGGGPLLPLSARTPRVLVVGPAANDARFQLGGWSVDWQGVPAGVNVPAVTVLAGLRANPPGGVSVTYQDGSRPADLQQAARNADVIVSVLGEQPGAEGKADSPALALSADDLARVQLLHTLGKPVVTVLLAGRPLDLRSVLPASDAFLMAYLPGSEGGRAVADALWGARNPSGRLPFSWPARPDALPSTLASPSSVPPLFAFGSGLSYTQFSERALDINAAARRASVTVSNVGPRAGQHTVLAYDGSGAARHLVAVGTVRLEKGETKTVALTWLPAAK from the coding sequence ATGAATCGCCTCGCCGCCTGCCTGCTGGCCTGTACCGTTTCGCTGGCCTCTGCCGCTTCTTTCCCGTATCAGAATCCCGCCCTGCCCACCGCCGACCGGGTGCAGGATCTGCTGTCGCGCATGACGCCCGAAGAGAAGGCGGGGCAACTCGTCCAGATCAACGTGACCAGCCTGATGGTCGGCAACGGCTACACGCGTGGCCCCCTCGATCCAGACAAGCTCGGCGCGGTGCTGGGCAAGGCCCACGTCGGCTCGGTGCTGTCGGGCGGTGGAGCGGCCCCGGTGCCGAACACACCCGCCGCGTGGGCTGAGATGACCAATGCCCTCCAGACCTACGCCCTGAACGCCTCGCCGCTGCATATTCCGCTGCTGTACGGCGCAGACGGGGTTCACGGGCACAACAACGTACTCGGAGCGACACTGTTTCCGCACAATATCGGGCTGGCAGCCAGTTTCGATCCGGTGCTGGCGCAGCAGGTGGCGACCAGTACCGGGGTCGCCATGCGGGCAACCGGCGTGAACTGGAACTTCGCCCCCGTCGCAGACTTGGGCCGCGATCCGCGCTGGGGGCGCTTCTATGAAACCTTCGGTGAAGACCCGTCGCTGGTCGCCGCGATGGTGGCCGCCCAGATACGCGGCTTTCAGGCCAGTCCGCTGACCGGCGTGGCCGCCACCGTCAAGCATTTCATCGGGTATGGGCAGGCCCCAGACGGCACCGACCGCGCCCCGGCCACCGTCAGCGCCAGCACGCTGAAAGCCCTGATGCTGCCCCCCTTTCAGGCCGCCATCGACGCCGGGGCCGCGTCGGTGATGGTCAACAGCGGCTCGCTGAACGGCGAACCGGTGCATGCCTCGCCGCAACTGCTGAGTGGCCTGCTGCGAGACGACCTGAACTTCGGCGGCATCACCATTTCCGACTGGGATGATGTAGACCGCCTGAAATCGGTGTACCGGGTGGCGAGCAGCGATCAGGACGCGGTGAAACAGGCGGTGGTGGCGGGCATCGACGTGATGATGGTGCCGACCCGTGCCGATGATTACAGCGTCATCGTGGCGCAGCTGGCCCGAGCGGGCACTCTGTCGACAGCGCGGCTCGATCAGGCGGCGGGGCGGGTGCTGGCACTGAAATTCAGATTGGGTCTGTTCGAACACCCCTTCGTGAACGCGTCTGAAGCGGCAGCGCGGGTGGTCAACCGCGACCTTGCTTACCGGGCGGCGAGCGCGTCTATGACGCTGCTGAAGAATTCGGAGAGCGGCGGCGGGCCACTGCTGCCCCTGTCGGCCCGCACGCCCAGGGTGCTGGTGGTCGGCCCCGCCGCCAACGACGCCCGCTTTCAGCTGGGTGGGTGGAGCGTGGACTGGCAGGGTGTTCCGGCAGGGGTGAACGTTCCGGCGGTCACGGTGCTGGCGGGCCTGCGGGCCAATCCGCCCGGCGGCGTGAGCGTGACGTATCAGGACGGCTCGCGCCCCGCCGACCTGCAGCAGGCAGCCCGCAACGCCGACGTGATCGTGTCGGTGCTGGGAGAGCAGCCCGGCGCAGAGGGCAAGGCCGATTCTCCGGCGCTGGCACTGAGCGCCGACGATCTGGCACGGGTTCAGCTGCTGCACACGCTGGGAAAGCCGGTGGTCACGGTCCTGCTGGCGGGTCGGCCCCTCGACCTGAGAAGCGTCCTGCCCGCCTCCGACGCCTTCCTGATGGCCTACCTGCCGGGCAGCGAGGGCGGCAGAGCCGTGGCCGACGCCCTGTGGGGCGCACGCAATCCCAGTGGCCGCCTGCCGTTCTCGTGGCCCGCACGCCCGGACGCGCTGCCGTCCACGCTGGCTTCACCGTCCAGTGTGCCGCCGCTGTTCGCCTTTGGCAGTGGCCTCAGCTATACCCAGTTTTCCGAACGCGCTCTGGACATCAATGCGGCGGCGCGGCGGGCCAGCGTCACGGTCAGCAACGTCGGCCCCCGCGCCGGACAGCACACCGTTCTCGCCTACGACGGCAGCGGGGCGGCGCGGCATCTGGTGGCCGTCGGCACGGTGCGGCTGGAGAAAGGTGAAACGAAGACCGTGGCCCTCACGTGGTTGCCTGCCGCAAAGTAG
- a CDS encoding nitroreductase family protein translates to MPTLPSALTVSSSELPPLDLFAAIHERRTVDLAQLRPDLISKATLETLLEAANWAPSHGQTEPWRFAVFTGEGRGVLATTLATSLALIKGQTQPDPETLRLEHERKRLAPVWLAVAVEPAEKPSMPLHEEQWAVACAVQTLMLAARSLGIGSKWISNPPSLHPNTARSLGFSERASMMGVMFLGYPAGEWPSGKRRPVADKVRWFEDESGV, encoded by the coding sequence ATGCCAACCCTGCCATCTGCGCTTACCGTCTCTTCTTCCGAACTGCCGCCCCTCGATCTGTTCGCCGCCATCCATGAACGGCGCACGGTGGATCTGGCGCAGCTCAGGCCCGACCTTATTTCGAAAGCCACGCTGGAAACGCTGCTGGAAGCGGCCAACTGGGCACCCAGCCACGGGCAGACCGAACCGTGGCGCTTCGCCGTCTTTACCGGTGAGGGGCGCGGAGTGCTGGCAACGACCCTGGCGACCTCGCTGGCGCTGATCAAGGGGCAGACCCAGCCAGACCCCGAAACGCTGCGGCTGGAGCATGAGCGCAAACGGCTGGCCCCGGTGTGGCTGGCGGTGGCGGTGGAACCCGCCGAGAAACCCAGCATGCCGCTGCACGAGGAACAGTGGGCGGTAGCCTGCGCCGTGCAGACGCTGATGCTGGCGGCCCGCTCACTGGGAATCGGCAGCAAATGGATCAGCAATCCGCCGAGCCTGCACCCCAATACCGCCCGCAGCCTGGGCTTTTCCGAGCGTGCCAGCATGATGGGCGTGATGTTTCTGGGCTACCCGGCGGGCGAGTGGCCCAGCGGCAAGCGCCGCCCGGTGGCCGACAAAGTGCGCTGGTTTGAAGACGAATCCGGCGTGTAA
- a CDS encoding helix-turn-helix transcriptional regulator, with protein sequence MLPLRVRIELRPAALAAGVAGALLDEPAVRLVDDAADVLILDAASLSEWLAVPAAEAEAGLVVLDDGAPWTSELLERAQGWAWLKSDAPHGELLAAVRAAGAGLVSLPAGLARAVWQGAEEPELPPGDSVSLTPREQEVLALLGLGLSNKRIARDLGVSDHTVKFHVTALYSKLNVSSRTAAVTRAIQLGLLSV encoded by the coding sequence ATGTTGCCGCTGCGCGTGCGGATCGAGCTGCGCCCGGCTGCCCTGGCGGCAGGTGTGGCGGGGGCGCTGCTCGACGAACCGGCGGTGCGGCTGGTAGACGACGCAGCCGACGTGCTGATTCTGGATGCGGCGAGCCTGAGCGAGTGGCTCGCCGTTCCCGCTGCCGAGGCCGAGGCCGGGCTGGTGGTGCTGGACGACGGCGCACCCTGGACCAGCGAGCTGCTGGAGCGTGCCCAGGGCTGGGCATGGCTGAAATCGGACGCGCCGCACGGCGAACTGCTGGCGGCGGTGCGGGCTGCCGGGGCTGGTCTGGTCAGTCTGCCCGCTGGCCTGGCCCGCGCTGTGTGGCAGGGCGCAGAAGAGCCAGAGCTGCCACCCGGCGACAGCGTGTCCCTGACGCCACGTGAACAGGAGGTGCTGGCCCTGTTGGGCCTGGGCCTGAGCAACAAGCGGATCGCCCGTGACCTGGGCGTGAGCGACCACACCGTCAAGTTCCACGTCACGGCGCTGTATTCCAAGCTGAACGTGTCGAGCCGCACCGCCGCCGTCACGCGGGCTATTCAGCTTGGATTGCTGAGCGTGTGA
- a CDS encoding S1C family serine protease — MTSEPSNNEPSSTDTTQDFARLSAALADTAERASAGVVTVLGYRRISGTVIGAQQVLTIAHALHGDELTVRTHDGRELSASVTGRDPVSDLALLTVPDLNGSTPSTAAPMRVGELLLALGRPDALQASLGMAGQPTPATGWLATGAQPFRGVSGGMLLSAQGALLGILNAGAMRGQLLAVPAETALKIAGVLAEKGHLPQGFLGVGTQPVHFPADADSQSSAPQEGRRGRGGRGRWGRLGLTVVRVEDSSPAQTAGLKVGDVLLALDGAALRHPGALHEDIRRRAGETVTLRVLRGGEEQELSVTLGER; from the coding sequence ATGACCTCAGAACCTTCTAACAATGAACCATCCAGCACGGATACCACTCAGGATTTCGCCCGGCTGTCTGCCGCCCTCGCCGATACCGCCGAACGCGCCTCGGCGGGCGTGGTGACGGTACTGGGATACCGCCGCATCAGCGGCACCGTGATCGGAGCGCAGCAGGTGCTGACCATCGCCCACGCCCTGCACGGCGACGAACTGACCGTCCGCACACACGACGGACGCGAGCTGAGCGCCAGCGTCACGGGCCGCGACCCGGTCAGCGATCTGGCCCTGTTGACGGTGCCCGACCTGAACGGCAGCACGCCCTCCACGGCGGCCCCCATGCGCGTTGGTGAGCTGCTGCTGGCGCTGGGCCGCCCGGACGCCCTTCAGGCGAGCCTGGGCATGGCCGGACAGCCCACACCCGCCACCGGCTGGCTGGCAACCGGGGCGCAGCCGTTCCGGGGCGTGTCGGGCGGGATGCTGCTGAGCGCTCAGGGCGCACTGCTGGGCATTCTGAATGCCGGGGCGATGCGCGGGCAGCTGCTGGCAGTTCCGGCGGAAACGGCCCTGAAGATCGCGGGCGTGCTGGCCGAGAAGGGCCATCTGCCGCAGGGCTTTCTGGGCGTCGGCACCCAGCCGGTTCATTTTCCGGCAGACGCAGACAGCCAGAGCAGCGCCCCCCAGGAAGGACGGCGGGGACGCGGTGGGCGTGGACGCTGGGGACGCCTGGGCCTGACGGTGGTGCGCGTCGAGGACAGCAGCCCAGCACAGACGGCGGGCCTGAAAGTTGGAGACGTGCTACTGGCGCTGGACGGCGCGGCGCTGCGGCATCCGGGGGCGCTGCATGAAGACATCCGCCGGCGTGCAGGTGAAACCGTGACGCTGAGGGTGCTGCGCGGCGGCGAAGAGCAGGAACTGAGCGTGACGCTGGGCGAGCGCTAA
- a CDS encoding branched-chain amino acid ABC transporter substrate-binding protein, giving the protein MTLAFHPIRMTALRTVVLSGLLIAGLAQAAPLKIATISPLSGSLTAIGSEVKRGAELAVKDHLQEFKALGYDLTLTSYDDQASATLGTQIADTVLADKSILGVVGALNSSVSNVVAQAFAPAKLALISPASTNDALTENGWNHFSRIVSPDGAQSVAAANYIADELKASSVFVVSDNTAYGNGLTKALLRTLKKRNVKVADYVGTGAADVAGVVKQIKASNAPVVYFGGTDDTGGLLVKALRAGGVKAAFMGGDGLDSPSFLKRAGDAGAGVIYTTVFGPVNSFSNSLSFTTAYRAAYQTSPSGVAVYAYDATSVLLAGLKAAATKAGGVPSRVQVSEAVRGVNLAACFGGTQCNTITGAIGFSSTGERLRSRLMVMKFDSMLQAQVAKIQTVSAADLK; this is encoded by the coding sequence TGACGGCGCTGCGTACGGTAGTTCTCTCTGGTCTGCTGATCGCTGGGCTGGCTCAGGCCGCCCCCCTCAAGATCGCCACCATCAGCCCGCTGTCGGGCAGCCTGACCGCCATCGGCAGCGAAGTGAAGCGCGGCGCAGAGCTGGCCGTCAAGGACCATCTCCAGGAATTCAAGGCGCTCGGCTATGACCTGACGCTCACCTCCTACGACGATCAGGCGTCGGCCACGCTGGGCACGCAGATTGCCGATACCGTGCTGGCCGACAAGAGCATCCTGGGTGTGGTCGGCGCACTGAATTCCAGCGTGTCGAACGTGGTCGCGCAGGCGTTCGCACCCGCCAAACTCGCCCTGATCTCGCCCGCCAGCACCAACGACGCCCTGACCGAAAACGGCTGGAACCACTTCAGCCGCATCGTCTCGCCCGACGGCGCACAGAGCGTGGCCGCCGCCAATTACATCGCCGACGAACTCAAGGCGTCGTCGGTCTTCGTGGTGTCGGACAACACCGCCTACGGCAACGGCCTGACCAAAGCGCTGCTGCGTACCCTGAAAAAGCGCAACGTGAAGGTGGCCGACTACGTGGGAACCGGAGCTGCCGACGTGGCGGGCGTGGTCAAGCAGATCAAGGCCAGCAATGCCCCGGTGGTGTACTTCGGCGGCACCGACGACACCGGCGGGCTGCTGGTCAAGGCGCTGCGTGCCGGAGGCGTGAAAGCGGCCTTCATGGGCGGCGACGGACTGGACTCGCCCAGCTTCCTGAAGCGGGCCGGAGACGCGGGCGCAGGCGTGATCTATACCACCGTGTTCGGGCCGGTCAACAGCTTCTCGAACTCGCTGAGCTTCACGACTGCGTACCGTGCGGCCTACCAGACTTCGCCCAGCGGCGTGGCCGTGTATGCCTATGACGCCACGAGCGTACTCCTGGCGGGCCTGAAGGCGGCAGCGACCAAGGCGGGCGGCGTACCCAGCCGCGTGCAGGTCAGCGAGGCTGTGCGCGGCGTGAATCTGGCGGCCTGCTTCGGCGGAACGCAGTGCAACACCATCACCGGAGCCATCGGCTTCAGTAGCACCGGCGAGCGGCTGCGCTCGCGCCTGATGGTCATGAAGTTTGATTCGATGCTTCAGGCACAGGTTGCCAAGATTCAGACGGTGTCGGCGGCAGACCTGAAGTAA